The proteins below come from a single Agromyces flavus genomic window:
- a CDS encoding LpqB family beta-propeller domain-containing protein, translating into MRDRVRHPRTLRAALAAVVIALLAVTTGCVSIPTSGSVNPGLAEAPDQPVDLDVFARGPQPGATQQQILDGFIDAAASPSGNYEIARQFLTDGFADVWEADTGVTIDVLADRSFTPVSADVIRAQAVPAASLAPNGQYLETLAGVPLQLEYRFEQVDEEWRISSAPSGVLMDETNFQLVYRDYTLAFFDPQFRFVVPDVRWFAGRDSAQTSIVRALLAGPAEWLAPGVVSAFPEDLTLDPGTVPVSNGVAEVSLAGAAFDNLRTIQLMQYQLEQSLQSVRNVDDVQLSLNGVVQDSPELTDRPERSPRVDPRPAVYDGQAFGHLSATGDEVSPIGGISDQVVALAPTGAALGPDGTAAAVRSADGVWLVREDAERELLDPRAGLIVPALDVDGIVWSVPADAPDELAWFASDGGDGNQIGVPWTASSILTLQVSRDGTRLVALLAEGSRTRVVAASIQRDEAGLPIALGPVALELAGSGGAPIDVAWLDPGTVGTLTQSATGEPRLALQELGAPSDPGEGPANAIQVDGANSIRDLRVLTSDGDIATRAGVGWQVQSRDIVFLATQQTG; encoded by the coding sequence ATGCGTGATCGAGTACGGCACCCTCGCACCCTCCGAGCGGCGCTCGCGGCCGTCGTGATCGCCCTGCTCGCGGTCACGACGGGCTGCGTGTCGATCCCCACGAGCGGATCCGTCAACCCCGGTCTGGCCGAGGCACCCGACCAGCCGGTGGACCTCGACGTCTTCGCGCGCGGGCCGCAGCCGGGTGCCACGCAGCAGCAGATCCTCGACGGGTTCATCGACGCGGCCGCGAGTCCGAGCGGGAACTACGAGATCGCCCGGCAGTTCCTCACCGACGGGTTCGCCGACGTGTGGGAGGCCGACACGGGCGTGACCATCGACGTCCTCGCGGACCGGTCCTTCACGCCCGTGTCGGCCGACGTCATCCGTGCGCAGGCGGTGCCGGCGGCGAGCCTCGCGCCGAACGGGCAGTACCTCGAGACGCTCGCCGGCGTGCCGCTGCAGCTCGAGTACCGCTTCGAGCAGGTCGACGAGGAGTGGCGCATCTCGAGCGCCCCCAGTGGCGTGCTCATGGACGAGACGAACTTCCAGCTCGTCTACCGGGACTACACGCTCGCCTTCTTCGACCCGCAGTTCCGGTTCGTCGTGCCCGACGTCCGGTGGTTCGCCGGACGCGACTCCGCCCAGACGAGCATCGTGCGCGCGCTGCTCGCCGGGCCGGCCGAATGGCTCGCGCCAGGCGTCGTGTCCGCGTTCCCCGAGGACCTCACGCTCGACCCCGGCACCGTCCCGGTGAGCAACGGCGTCGCCGAGGTCTCGCTCGCGGGCGCCGCGTTCGACAACCTCCGCACGATCCAGCTCATGCAGTACCAGCTGGAGCAGAGCCTGCAATCCGTGCGCAACGTCGACGACGTGCAGCTCTCGCTGAACGGCGTCGTCCAGGACTCCCCGGAGCTCACGGACCGGCCGGAGCGCTCGCCGCGCGTGGATCCGCGCCCCGCGGTGTACGACGGACAGGCGTTCGGCCACCTCTCGGCGACGGGAGATGAGGTCTCGCCGATCGGCGGCATCTCCGACCAGGTCGTCGCGCTCGCCCCCACGGGCGCGGCGCTCGGGCCCGATGGGACGGCCGCGGCCGTCCGCTCGGCCGATGGCGTGTGGCTCGTGCGCGAGGACGCGGAGCGGGAATTGCTCGATCCTCGCGCCGGGCTCATCGTGCCGGCGCTCGACGTCGACGGCATCGTCTGGTCGGTTCCGGCCGACGCACCCGACGAGCTCGCATGGTTCGCATCCGACGGCGGCGACGGGAACCAGATCGGCGTCCCGTGGACGGCCTCGAGCATCCTCACGCTCCAGGTGTCGCGGGACGGCACCCGGCTGGTGGCCCTGCTCGCCGAGGGGTCGCGCACGCGGGTCGTCGCGGCCTCGATCCAGCGCGACGAGGCGGGGCTGCCGATCGCGCTCGGGCCGGTGGCACTCGAGCTCGCCGGGAGCGGCGGCGCGCCGATCGACGTCGCCTGGCTCGACCCCGGGACGGTCGGTACGCTCACGCAGTCCGCGACCGGTGAGCCGCGCCTCGCGCTGCAGGAGCTCGGCGCGCCGTCGGACCCGGGGGAGGGGCCGGCGAACGCCATCCAGGTCGACGGCGCGAACAGCATTCGCGATCTCCGGGTGCTCACCTCCGACGGCGACATCGCGACGCGCGCGGGGGTGGGCTGGCAGGTGCAGTCGCGGGACATCGTGTTCCTCGCGACCCAGCAGACCGGCTGA
- the mtrB gene encoding MtrAB system histidine kinase MtrB encodes MSAAANPAAAVAQWVRDRARRFGTAWRRSLQLRTVLITLGLSTLAILVIGFTISFTVASNLFQAQVQRALASSATADAAAQAAIFASDAADRASVQAVTNSAIRTIIGVSGSADIAVFRVPGTAPSSIAPPDFLSPDLSGKISPELRERVQENPGDQFWQSVELDDDGVPVPGIVVGSDLEIPGAGRYEVYIGYDLAEADRTLSFMQLTGVIGAVALIAMLSAITLIVVRWVIEPIQAVAATSRRLAAGDLGVRLPVRGEDELAALAESFNGMADTLQARIGELAELSVMQQRFVSDVSHELRTPLTTIRLAGDVLYGQRDDFAPATSRTVELLRTQTERFENLLADLLEISRYDAGSVELETEPTNLVHLAGETVESMHALALERGSELRLDAPGGHLDADVDPRRIRRIVRNLVGNAIEHGEGRPVVVSVDSNATAVALSVRDYGLGMTEDEAERVFDRFWRADPSRRRSIGGTGLGLAISLEDTVAHGGTLDVWSERGHGTVFRLTLPRQRGADPAAIVSPLALEPDDPEATGPATRSVPTDTSVIEEVRDA; translated from the coding sequence ATGTCGGCGGCGGCGAACCCGGCGGCGGCGGTCGCGCAGTGGGTGCGCGATCGCGCGCGCCGATTCGGAACCGCGTGGCGTCGCTCGCTGCAGCTGCGCACCGTCCTCATCACGCTCGGGCTCTCGACCCTCGCGATCCTCGTCATCGGCTTCACGATCTCGTTCACCGTCGCATCCAACCTGTTCCAGGCACAGGTCCAACGAGCGCTCGCCTCGTCGGCGACGGCCGACGCGGCGGCACAGGCCGCCATCTTCGCGTCGGATGCCGCGGACCGCGCCTCGGTGCAGGCCGTCACCAACTCGGCGATCCGCACGATCATCGGCGTGTCGGGAAGTGCGGACATCGCGGTGTTCCGGGTGCCCGGGACGGCGCCGTCGAGCATCGCGCCCCCCGACTTCCTGAGCCCCGACCTGAGCGGCAAGATCTCGCCCGAGCTGCGCGAGCGCGTGCAGGAGAATCCCGGTGACCAGTTCTGGCAGTCGGTCGAGCTCGACGACGACGGCGTCCCCGTCCCCGGCATCGTGGTGGGCAGCGACCTCGAGATCCCGGGCGCGGGCCGGTACGAGGTGTACATCGGCTACGACCTCGCCGAAGCCGACCGGACGCTGTCGTTCATGCAGCTCACCGGCGTGATCGGCGCGGTGGCGCTCATCGCCATGCTGAGCGCCATCACGCTCATCGTGGTCCGCTGGGTGATCGAGCCGATCCAGGCGGTCGCGGCGACGAGCCGGCGGCTCGCTGCCGGCGACCTGGGGGTGCGCCTCCCGGTCCGCGGCGAGGACGAGCTCGCCGCACTCGCGGAGTCGTTCAATGGCATGGCCGACACCCTGCAGGCCCGCATCGGCGAGCTGGCCGAGCTCTCGGTCATGCAGCAGCGGTTCGTCTCCGACGTCTCGCACGAGCTCCGCACGCCGCTCACGACCATCCGGCTGGCCGGTGACGTCCTGTACGGGCAGCGCGACGATTTCGCACCCGCGACCTCGCGGACGGTCGAGCTGCTGCGCACGCAGACCGAGCGGTTCGAGAACCTCCTGGCCGACCTGCTCGAGATCAGCCGCTACGACGCCGGCTCGGTCGAGCTCGAGACCGAGCCCACCAACCTCGTGCACCTCGCCGGTGAGACGGTCGAATCCATGCACGCGCTCGCGCTCGAACGCGGCAGCGAGCTGCGCCTCGACGCCCCGGGCGGGCATCTCGACGCCGACGTCGACCCGCGCCGCATCCGCCGCATCGTGCGCAACCTCGTGGGCAACGCCATCGAGCATGGCGAGGGGCGTCCCGTCGTCGTCTCGGTCGACAGCAACGCCACCGCGGTGGCGCTCTCGGTGCGCGACTACGGGCTCGGCATGACGGAGGACGAGGCGGAGCGCGTGTTCGACCGGTTCTGGCGCGCCGATCCGAGCCGTCGCCGCAGCATCGGCGGCACCGGACTCGGGCTCGCCATCTCGCTCGAGGACACCGTCGCCCACGGCGGCACGCTCGACGTGTGGTCCGAACGCGGACACGGCACGGTGTTCCGGCTCACGCTGCCCCGGCAACGCGGCGCCGATCCCGCCGCGATCGTGTCGCCGCTCGCGCTCGAGCCCGACGACCCCGAGGCGACGGGTCCGGCGACCCGGTCGGTCCCGACCGATACATCCGTCATCGAGGAGGTGCGCGATGCGTGA
- the mtrA gene encoding MtrAB system response regulator MtrA, with amino-acid sequence MTPRVLVVDDDTALAEMIGIVLRTEGFDPAFCADGAGALAAFRETRPDLVLLDLMLPGMDGIEVCGRIRAESGTPIIMLTAKGDTADVVRGLESGADDYMVKPFNPKELVARIRTRLRPAPESAVETIAIGDLEIDAAGHEVRRGDQRINLTPLEFDLLLTLASKPQQVFTREMLLEQVWGYHYKADTRLVNVHVQRLRAKVEHDPDNPRIVMTVRGVGYRAGATT; translated from the coding sequence ATGACGCCACGCGTACTCGTCGTCGACGACGACACGGCCCTCGCCGAGATGATCGGGATCGTGCTGCGCACCGAGGGATTCGATCCGGCCTTCTGCGCGGACGGCGCCGGCGCGCTCGCCGCGTTCCGCGAGACCCGGCCCGACCTGGTCCTGCTCGACCTGATGCTGCCCGGAATGGACGGCATCGAGGTGTGCGGTCGGATCCGCGCGGAGTCGGGCACGCCGATCATCATGCTCACCGCGAAGGGCGATACCGCGGATGTCGTGCGCGGCCTCGAGTCCGGCGCCGACGACTACATGGTCAAGCCCTTCAACCCGAAGGAGCTCGTCGCCCGCATCCGCACCCGCCTGCGTCCGGCGCCCGAGTCCGCGGTCGAGACCATCGCGATCGGCGACCTCGAGATCGACGCGGCGGGTCATGAGGTGCGACGGGGCGACCAGCGGATCAACCTGACGCCGCTCGAGTTCGACCTCCTCCTCACGCTGGCGTCCAAGCCGCAGCAGGTGTTCACGCGCGAGATGCTCCTCGAGCAGGTCTGGGGCTACCACTACAAGGCCGACACGCGGCTCGTGAACGTGCACGTGCAGCGCCTGCGGGCCAAGGTCGAGCACGACCCCGACAACCCGCGCATCGTGATGACCGTGCGCGGCGTCGGATACCGCGCCGGCGCCACGACCTGA
- the hpf gene encoding ribosome hibernation-promoting factor, HPF/YfiA family, whose product MELNIVGRNLEVTDRFRAYAAEKAEKVSNLSDRAISLDVKVSRHNEKNGNSGLDRVELTLVGKGPVVRAEADGADKYAAFDVALGRLVERIRRAKDRRKMHRGGSRRPTSLREATEAGFSDVGVQAADVEILEKVRTGNIPIVTETSEQEEDEAYSPVVIRRKVFAATPMTVDDALYHMELVGHDFYLFIDAETHRPSVVYRRKGWDYGLIGLDEHGDVDATSGAAAAASLAGTVS is encoded by the coding sequence ATGGAACTGAACATCGTCGGACGCAACCTGGAAGTGACCGATCGATTCCGCGCCTACGCGGCCGAGAAAGCCGAGAAGGTCTCCAACCTGTCCGACCGTGCCATCTCGCTCGATGTGAAGGTCAGCCGCCACAACGAGAAGAACGGCAACTCCGGGCTCGACCGGGTCGAGCTCACCCTTGTCGGCAAGGGCCCGGTGGTCCGCGCCGAGGCCGACGGGGCCGACAAGTACGCGGCGTTCGACGTCGCGCTCGGACGACTCGTCGAGCGCATCCGCCGCGCGAAGGATCGCCGCAAGATGCATCGCGGCGGCAGCCGGCGCCCCACCTCGCTCCGCGAGGCGACCGAAGCCGGATTCAGCGACGTGGGCGTGCAGGCGGCCGACGTCGAGATCCTCGAGAAGGTCCGCACGGGCAACATCCCGATCGTGACCGAGACGTCGGAGCAGGAGGAGGACGAGGCGTACTCGCCGGTCGTCATCCGCCGCAAGGTCTTCGCCGCGACCCCCATGACCGTCGACGACGCCCTGTACCACATGGAGCTCGTCGGCCACGACTTCTACCTCTTCATCGATGCCGAGACGCACCGGCCGAGCGTGGTGTACCGCCGCAAGGGCTGGGACTACGGCCTGATCGGGCTCGACGAGCACGGCGACGTCGACGCCACGTCCGGAGCCGCGGCGGCCGCCTCGTTGGCCGGCACCGTCTCCTGA
- a CDS encoding ComF family protein yields the protein MPIDQRPGPRTSARAVRVVREALSDALGLLVPVSCGGCGAPDRAVCGACRAALAPVPARAPRPEIEAWAGLAYAGVAARTIRSFKDEGRTDAAPALAPALRAALAAACASAPRATGLELAAVPSTAAARRERGYEPLALLVRHAGFRSVRVLRARERADQAGLGRSARRANADGAFAPVRRLDGRRFVLVDDVVTTGSTLAAAARAIRSAGGSVGAVAVLAHTPLRIPVHHLND from the coding sequence GTGCCGATCGACCAGCGCCCCGGTCCGCGGACGAGCGCGCGCGCAGTCCGGGTCGTCCGCGAGGCGCTGAGCGACGCGCTCGGGTTGCTGGTCCCCGTCTCGTGCGGGGGATGCGGCGCGCCCGACCGCGCCGTCTGCGGCGCCTGCCGGGCGGCCCTCGCGCCGGTGCCCGCCCGCGCGCCGCGGCCCGAGATCGAGGCGTGGGCGGGCCTCGCGTACGCCGGCGTCGCGGCACGCACCATCCGCTCGTTCAAGGACGAGGGGCGCACGGATGCCGCTCCGGCCCTCGCACCTGCGCTCCGAGCCGCGCTGGCGGCCGCGTGCGCCTCGGCGCCCCGCGCCACGGGTCTCGAGCTCGCGGCGGTGCCATCCACCGCGGCGGCCCGCCGCGAGCGCGGATACGAGCCGCTGGCGCTGCTCGTGCGGCACGCGGGCTTCCGGTCGGTGCGGGTGCTGCGCGCGCGCGAGCGTGCCGACCAGGCCGGGCTCGGCCGGTCGGCGCGACGGGCGAACGCCGACGGGGCGTTCGCGCCCGTCCGACGCCTCGACGGGCGCCGCTTCGTCCTCGTCGACGACGTCGTCACGACAGGTTCCACGCTGGCCGCGGCGGCACGCGCCATCCGCTCGGCCGGGGGCTCGGTCGGGGCCGTGGCCGTCCTCGCGCACACCCCGCTGCGCATTCCCGTGCATCACCTGAACGACTGA